The DNA segment TGACACCAGTTCTTGACGATTTCGATTACGCGTCTGGACCGATCTCGCTTCCAAGCGACAGCCAGCGCTGGGTCGCGCGCAAAAATCAGTTTTGGGAATTCCACATACCATTGCGGACCTTCAATCGAACCGACAAGCTCTGCGTCGTCATTCACCTTGCCTTTGATCCATTGGCGCGCAACCTCTCGTTCAGCATTCGGCTCGATTGGCTGGATCTCGACCCACTCCTCGTTGGGCAGCGGCCGCTCAGTAACCCCAACGCGAACCTCGCCCGTGATCCGGTTAAGATAGCGCGGACCGGCAGGAGCGCCCGACACAAATGCAAACCACACTTCATCTCTCAACGGCCGGAAGCGGTCTTGAACCTTAGCGTTTGGCAAGTCCTTTTGGACGGAACTCGTCGATGAGGCATCTGTCAACCAAACAGAAAATGCACCCTTTGAATTATTACCGGTCCTCACGAGCCCTCGTTCTTCGAGCGCGTTTAAGGCATTCTTGAATTTGTAGAAACCAAATTCAGTCTGATCGCGACCGAGCGTTCGCTTCACGAGAAGCGCGGCGGCAGCAGCGGGCATGCCGCCGGTGGAGTCGCTTGAACGGAAATTCTCGCGGATGATTCGGCAAACCTCTGACAAATACTCACTCGAGTTCATGCCACACTCTCCGATGCAAAAAAGAAAGACTCCCCAGCAAATCGCCGGGGAGTCTTAATTCGTATTCTGTGTGGCAAGAACTAGTGCCCGGGCTCCTGTGCCGTTTTCCCCGTATCAGAGGTGCTTGCGCTCCACCTCCTTCGAGAAAACCCCGTTCATCTAGGCTTCCCCCTGCGTGCCGAAGCGATGCTTCATTCGTCGCACGGAGAGGTCTGCTAAGGTAAGTATCGGCTAACAACACCGTTCTGTCAAGCTTTGCTGCTGATCAGATCCACTCTATTGTATTGCATTGTGTCCCACCACAAAAAAGCTCCGTGCGACTGTAACTCATTTAGTCTGAATAACTTATGAACGACGAGGCATGGCGTGGTTTACTGCTCGACGAAGCGGCGGTAGAGGTGGGCGTATTCGCCGCCGGCGGATAGCAATTGTTTGTGGGTGCCGCGTTCGACGATCCGGCCGTGGTCGAGCACGATCACCTGGTCGGCGTGGCGGACGGTGCTTAGGCGATGGGCGATTACGAAGCTGGTTCGTCCGGCAAGGAGCACTCGGAGCGCTCGCTGGATGCGGGCTTCCGTGATCGTATCCACGCTGCTGGTGGCTTCGTCGAGGATCAGGATCCGCGGGTTGGCTAGCATCGCGCGAGCGAAGCAGATCGCCTGCCGCTGCCCGAGCGAAAGGCTGTTGCCGCGCTCGCCGACGGGCGTTTCGAATCCCTCGGGCAACGCGTCGATCAGGTCGAGACAATCCAGCTTACGCACCGCGTCGATCACTTCGGCATCGGTCGCCTCGGGGCGGCCGACGCGGATGTTTTCCAGCACGCTGCCGCTAAAGAGAAAATTGTTTTGCAGCACGATGCCGATCTGACGGTGCAGCGAGTCCCCTTTGATCTGGCGAATCTCGACCCCGTCGATCAGCAACTGCCCGGCCGTGGGCAGATAAAACTTGGCGATCAGGTTGATGATCGAAGTTTTGCCGCTCCCCGTGTGACCGACCAGGGCGATTGTCTCACCGGGCTTCGCGAGGAAATTAATTTCGTGGAGCACGAGCCGCTGGGGATCGTAGCCGAACGAGAGGCCGCGGAATTCGACCTGGCCGCGGATCGGCTCGAGCGCGGCGGCCGATTCCGGCTCGACCCAATCGGGCGACGTGTCGAGCAGCGTGAACACCCGCTCCGCCCCGGCCATCGCCGTCAATGCCTGGTTGTATTGCTGGCCAAGCATCGTGATTGGGGCGAGGAACACGGTGGACATGAACAAGAAGCCGACCAGATTTCCCAC comes from the Pirellulales bacterium genome and includes:
- a CDS encoding ABC transporter ATP-binding protein, yielding MATASVYKLDRTLTRLDRHEEREPDTRPLDVGLIVRLFSYTRPYTAKRNWLFLMVVLRSIQMPSLTWLIAAIIRGPIATGDTHGVWIGMTAFLLVAVSTQVVMHFRQRLALELGEAVVFDLRNEIFARLQSLPMSFFNRTKLGRVISRMSSDVEDVRVGIQEVLFVTLVLLGQMSVAAAFMLWYDAKLFLMVLGLVPVLWWINYHFRRKMSTALRLLRESFSRVTATLAESVNGIRVTQGFVRQDVNAQMFGELVSDHAEYNQVVNRTQGLFLPLLDLNNQFFVAALLLVGGYQVMRPGSTTDVGNLVGFLFMSTVFLAPITMLGQQYNQALTAMAGAERVFTLLDTSPDWVEPESAAALEPIRGQVEFRGLSFGYDPQRLVLHEINFLAKPGETIALVGHTGSGKTSIINLIAKFYLPTAGQLLIDGVEIRQIKGDSLHRQIGIVLQNNFLFSGSVLENIRVGRPEATDAEVIDAVRKLDCLDLIDALPEGFETPVGERGNSLSLGQRQAICFARAMLANPRILILDEATSSVDTITEARIQRALRVLLAGRTSFVIAHRLSTVRHADQVIVLDHGRIVERGTHKQLLSAGGEYAHLYRRFVEQ